The window TCCGAGCGTGAAAACAGTCCCTGGCTGCGGTCGCGATAGACATTCACGGCGATCCAGGCGTTGTCCTCGGAACGCTGCAGAATCGACAGGCGATCGACGATGCCGGGCTGCTCGTAGCAATTGATGCGATAGCCGGTGTCGACGATGTCGCTGGCGATCTGGTATTGGACGTGCACTTGCTGGGTATCGGGTTTTTCGGCATCGCGTACATGCTGTCCGGGATCCGACTGGTAATGCGAACCCAGATAGGTCAGCGCGGTATCGTAGGCGATACGCGCCGACAAGGTGCTGCTGGTGCCAAGAAGATTTGGCCGGTGTTCCGGTCCGAACGAGAACATGGAAAGGTGGGCAAGCCTGAAGTACCGGCTGAGGGAGCCCACCAGGCGTTCCGCAAAGGCGTCCTTGCCGATCGCCCTGATCGATTCGATCGCCAGCGTCGGATCGACATTCGGGCGATGGTGTGCCAGATCGATACTGCAAATTTCCATATATCCCCCACAGCCCCAATATGGCTTGTTGCCGATATGTGCAACCCGCCTTGGTAAGGCAGGCGCTTGCAAGATCTGGGACATTATGAGCGGATTTCTTCACAAGTCAATCTGAGGCCGTCCGGCATGTCAGGCAAGCAATGGCGGCGCGTACTCGACCACACGCTGCGATATCGCGCCGAACACGCT is drawn from Noviherbaspirillum saxi and contains these coding sequences:
- a CDS encoding helix-turn-helix transcriptional regulator, producing the protein MEICSIDLAHHRPNVDPTLAIESIRAIGKDAFAERLVGSLSRYFRLAHLSMFSFGPEHRPNLLGTSSTLSARIAYDTALTYLGSHYQSDPGQHVRDAEKPDTQQVHVQYQIASDIVDTGYRINCYEQPGIVDRLSILQRSEDNAWIAVNVYRDRSQGLFSRSDFDALMTVAPILTAAADRHAQLLHLAKASDCSDHYALIARVNPRLSQREKEVCAGILDGLTAKQIAKRLGIAPTSVITHRKNAYLKLGINDHKQLFALVR